Proteins encoded by one window of Cannabis sativa cultivar Pink pepper isolate KNU-18-1 chromosome 4, ASM2916894v1, whole genome shotgun sequence:
- the LOC115715095 gene encoding large ribosomal subunit protein uL18c encodes MSMSTSANSVSFFGIGIGIGIGSIPRLPSITKPHSLVVVSKAKTRQEDRIARHARIRKKVEGTTERPRLCVFRSNKHLYVQVIDDTKMHTLASASTVQKPISEEFDYSSGPTIEVARKVGEVIAKNCLEKGITKVAFDRGGYPYHGRVEAIASAARENGLDF; translated from the exons ATGTCGATGTCTACATCAGCTAATTCAGTTTCATTCTTTGGAATTGGGATTGGGATTGGGATTGGGTCCATTCCAAGGTTACCATCCATAACAAAACCTCACTCACTTGTTGTGGTATCCAAGGCCAAAACCAGACAAGAAGACAGAATTGCCCGTCATGCTCGTATTAGAAAGaag GTTGAAGGAACTACAGAAAGGCCAAGGTTATGTGTGTTCCGCTCAAACAAGCATCTGTATGTCCAAGTAATTGATGACACCAAAATGCACACCCTTGCTTCAGCTTCCACAGTGCAGAAACCTATCTCTGAGGAGTTTGACTACTCTTCTGGTCCTACTATT GAAGTAGCAAGAAAGGTTGGTGAAGTCATAGCCAAGAATTGTTTGGAGAAAGGGATCACAAAGGTGGCCTTTGATCGAGGTGGATATCCATACCATGGGCGAGTAGAAGCCATCGCTAGTGCAGCTCGGGAAAATGGACTTGATTTTTAA